A portion of the Nakamurella flava genome contains these proteins:
- a CDS encoding response regulator, which produces MTEHAPFDAANWTTGVRAVPALVDDRRPVGAERSPGQIVDTFVAFAAASVGDGAVFWPAEGRFEVDWRPRVCHPDGDMARMIKSGLSLPSHRSTAPDLRPRHEVLRDVLLDITPAALVVPVDVDGAELGHLGVFSLRPTARYGPADHDLLTRVAVTAAAALQHAEVRSHPGAGGSAVVEADPRHSAGPAGDHRRLLDRMAELEDEERRALGEAIHDAPIQQIVTGVVRLEYLRDRVDQHGQQVIDGVTDLLEESLDWLRSLIVVSLTPPDLAPGIGPALAVLARQVLAGTGTRVRIAGPAHANLDRSAKLAVYRIFREALLNVARHAEADLVVIRVESRAGEIEISLRDNGVGGVDGKPAGSRGLSMMADRARNQGAELVIDSPPRGGTTVTVRFRTSVLPVPVSPGALAAASLAAPPLVSRARNRVLVCDDQKDLRAAVTLVLADNPTVEVVGEAPDGDTCLRLLEERRPDVLIVDVSMPGGGPDLARAIKTIRPDCHVIVFSGRADAATQEAMLEAGADQYVVKSGRLRRLIEALERAI; this is translated from the coding sequence GTGACCGAACACGCTCCCTTCGACGCCGCCAACTGGACGACCGGTGTACGGGCCGTGCCTGCTCTGGTCGATGACCGTCGACCGGTCGGGGCCGAGCGTTCCCCCGGCCAGATCGTCGACACCTTCGTGGCTTTCGCCGCCGCCAGTGTCGGCGACGGCGCGGTCTTCTGGCCCGCGGAAGGCCGCTTCGAGGTCGACTGGCGGCCGCGCGTCTGCCATCCCGACGGCGACATGGCCCGCATGATCAAGAGCGGGCTGTCCCTGCCGTCCCACCGCTCGACAGCTCCCGACCTGCGGCCCCGCCACGAGGTCCTGCGCGACGTGCTCCTGGACATCACCCCGGCGGCCCTCGTCGTCCCCGTCGACGTCGACGGAGCCGAACTCGGCCACCTCGGCGTCTTCTCGCTCCGCCCCACCGCCCGGTACGGCCCGGCCGACCACGATCTGCTGACCCGGGTGGCCGTCACCGCCGCCGCCGCCCTGCAGCACGCCGAGGTGCGAAGCCACCCGGGCGCGGGGGGAAGCGCCGTCGTCGAGGCCGACCCGAGACACTCGGCGGGCCCCGCCGGTGACCACCGGCGCCTGCTGGACCGGATGGCCGAACTGGAGGACGAGGAGCGGCGCGCCCTCGGCGAGGCCATCCACGACGCCCCGATCCAGCAGATCGTCACCGGTGTCGTCCGGCTCGAATACCTGCGGGACAGGGTCGACCAGCACGGGCAACAGGTCATCGACGGGGTCACCGACCTGCTCGAGGAGTCCCTGGACTGGCTGCGCTCGCTCATCGTCGTCTCGCTGACCCCGCCCGACCTGGCGCCCGGGATCGGGCCCGCGTTGGCCGTTCTCGCGCGTCAGGTGCTCGCGGGCACCGGGACGCGCGTCCGGATCGCGGGTCCCGCTCATGCGAACCTCGACCGGTCCGCGAAGCTGGCCGTCTACCGGATCTTCCGGGAGGCGCTGCTGAACGTGGCCCGGCACGCCGAGGCCGATCTCGTCGTCATCCGTGTCGAGTCACGCGCCGGCGAGATCGAGATCAGCTTGCGTGACAACGGTGTCGGCGGTGTGGACGGGAAACCCGCCGGCTCACGCGGGCTCTCGATGATGGCCGACCGGGCCCGCAACCAGGGTGCCGAACTGGTCATCGACAGCCCGCCCCGGGGCGGGACGACCGTCACCGTGCGGTTCCGCACCTCCGTCCTGCCCGTGCCCGTCTCGCCCGGGGCACTGGCCGCCGCCTCGCTGGCCGCGCCGCCGTTGGTGTCCCGCGCCCGCAACCGCGTCCTGGTCTGCGACGACCAGAAGGACCTGCGAGCGGCGGTCACCCTCGTGCTGGCCGACAATCCGACCGTCGAGGTGGTCGGGGAGGCCCCCGACGGGGACACCTGTCTGCGGCTGCTCGAAGAGCGCCGTCCGGACGTCCTCATCGTCGACGTCAGCATGCCGGGCGGCGGGCCGGACCTGGCCCGGGCCATCAAGACGATCCGGCCGGACTGCCACGTCATCGTGTTCTCCGGCCGCGCCGACGCCGCCACCCAGGAGGCCATGCTGGAGGCCGGCGCCGATCAGTACGTGGTGAAATCCGGTCGGCTCCGGCGATTGATCGAGGCCCTGGAACGGGCCATCTGA
- a CDS encoding O-antigen ligase family protein — translation MPTTMPLVVTILSSVFWVAALLVRRPLRTRRPTIEFWWAWTAMVTAGVVALFSIGVLSGTATLATAVRMIPLIVVGVIMVLQTLAARTLSINWAGGLIGAYFVLLLAFAFGGESVAQACLSLAVFLPAILGRRTGYDLRQIRNGLRLGTLTAIIAIAMIGIAQSSDFFGPCRTDKCSVWGLSIGTAGDGNALGIFYAIAAALCLLIIDGRWKFLVISTASLALVDLTSSRTALYSWIIGIVVAIVDRWCRRTNSNLMQAVTAIALGATCVILPLLAYRGDEFTYRATLWLSARGLAAESPLVGYGSSFWVRLGGEDGISANYSTHNLMMESLVASGAIGCLLLAGALTTAVLSAQDDSARRWSLGVVCVLLSGSLTEVISAPGRPYLFPALAVLALLAVSYTPDDPESHNGSQCPNRAARGNAAAAGHPRSRVTPVIPGPGSGAASQTGQHAVR, via the coding sequence ATGCCCACAACCATGCCACTCGTCGTCACCATCTTGAGCTCGGTGTTCTGGGTGGCAGCATTGCTCGTCAGACGTCCGCTCCGGACTCGTAGACCAACCATCGAGTTTTGGTGGGCCTGGACGGCCATGGTCACGGCGGGCGTGGTGGCCCTGTTCAGCATTGGCGTGCTCTCCGGCACTGCGACTCTCGCCACCGCCGTTCGGATGATCCCGCTGATCGTGGTCGGCGTCATCATGGTTCTGCAGACATTGGCTGCGCGCACCCTGTCGATCAACTGGGCCGGCGGGCTGATCGGTGCCTACTTCGTCCTCCTTCTCGCGTTCGCCTTCGGCGGAGAATCCGTGGCACAGGCGTGTCTCTCTCTTGCGGTGTTCCTTCCCGCGATTCTCGGCCGTCGAACCGGTTACGACCTCCGCCAGATCCGAAACGGTTTGCGGCTCGGTACCCTCACGGCGATCATCGCGATTGCGATGATCGGGATCGCGCAGTCATCCGACTTCTTCGGCCCTTGCCGCACGGACAAGTGCTCGGTCTGGGGACTGTCCATCGGCACGGCGGGGGACGGCAACGCGTTGGGCATCTTCTATGCCATCGCCGCGGCGCTGTGCCTCCTGATCATTGACGGCCGCTGGAAATTTCTCGTCATCAGCACAGCTAGCTTGGCCCTCGTCGACCTGACGAGCAGCCGAACAGCACTGTATTCGTGGATCATCGGGATCGTCGTCGCGATCGTCGACCGGTGGTGCAGGCGGACCAACTCGAACCTTATGCAAGCAGTGACGGCAATTGCGTTGGGAGCGACCTGCGTCATTCTTCCCCTACTTGCCTACCGCGGGGACGAATTCACCTACCGCGCCACACTCTGGCTGAGCGCCAGAGGACTGGCCGCCGAGAGTCCGCTGGTTGGGTACGGTTCGAGCTTTTGGGTGCGGCTGGGGGGAGAAGACGGGATCTCGGCCAATTACTCCACCCACAACTTGATGATGGAGTCGCTCGTGGCGAGTGGTGCCATCGGATGCCTCCTACTGGCCGGGGCTCTGACCACGGCGGTACTGAGCGCGCAGGATGATTCCGCTCGGCGCTGGAGTCTCGGCGTCGTCTGCGTTCTATTGAGCGGCTCTCTCACCGAGGTGATATCCGCGCCGGGTCGGCCGTATCTCTTCCCTGCCCTGGCGGTCCTGGCCCTGCTTGCGGTGTCGTATACACCGGACGATCCTGAATCGCACAACGGCTCCCAGTGCCCGAATCGGGCTGCACGGGGGAATGCCGCCGCAGCGGGTCATCCTCGGTCGCGAGTGACGCCTGTGATCCCGGGGCCTGGATCGGGAGCGGCTTCACAAACCGGTCAGCACGCCGTTCGTTGA
- a CDS encoding DapH/DapD/GlmU-related protein, whose amino-acid sequence MTRNLAGFTGVGYDRGRGPLWQLAWLVVSGSVVMRWWCPRQVRVAILRGFGAQIGESVLVRHRVRIHWPWKLAIGDNSWVGEGVWILNLEPVTIGHDVCISQDVLLCTGSHDRRSATFEFDNAPIVVEDGAWIAARATVLRGVTIGREATVGATALVAGDVAPCETVLAPEARGVRTR is encoded by the coding sequence GTGACCCGAAATCTCGCCGGCTTCACCGGCGTCGGATACGACCGGGGGCGCGGCCCGTTGTGGCAGCTCGCCTGGCTGGTTGTCTCCGGGTCAGTGGTGATGCGGTGGTGGTGCCCGCGACAGGTCAGGGTTGCCATCCTTCGCGGCTTCGGTGCGCAGATAGGCGAAAGCGTCCTCGTTCGTCATCGCGTCCGCATCCATTGGCCGTGGAAGCTCGCCATTGGCGACAACAGCTGGGTGGGTGAAGGCGTCTGGATTCTCAACCTGGAACCGGTGACCATCGGCCACGACGTCTGCATCTCACAGGACGTCCTGCTGTGCACCGGATCCCATGATCGGCGCTCGGCGACCTTCGAATTCGACAACGCGCCTATCGTGGTAGAGGACGGTGCCTGGATCGCTGCTCGGGCTACCGTCCTGCGCGGAGTGACCATCGGGCGGGAAGCCACGGTCGGCGCGACAGCGCTGGTCGCCGGGGACGTCGCACCGTGCGAGACCGTGCTCGCCCCTGAGGCCCGGGGAGTGCGAACGCGATGA
- a CDS encoding sugar transferase, producing the protein MSVIASRAQPDQEGPDETRPAAAFVDPADPAGPVEITSAATTRDEPALPTTVDRWSVRLRTRLLLTDTATVVLVVFASQALRISDRTQVVVDGFGSINYWAISTLLSALWIASLAIFGAYDKNILGAGASEYGRIGKASFYLFGFTAIVSYLLQAEVARSYLMIALPLGLFGLIGGRWVWRRLLAEYRRSGSHLNQVLIVGSPQRAHDLARRLRAEPAAGFRVVGLCLPGAPDVTPNQHSASPLMTDDGFEVAGGVGDILSAIRLTGADTVAVEASESFGPEEVRELGWKLEGTGVRLALAPALTDVAGPRVHVRPVAGLPLLYVEEPRFRGPKLIAKTALDVGLATIGLVLLSPVLLAVAVLIKIKDPGPIFFRQNRVGYGGKVFRVWKFRTMIHGADKQVDKAKDEAGQTASVFYKSANDARITPLGRFLRKTSIDELPQLFNVVAGQMSIVGPRPLVPGEGAEIGNFLERRRLVRPGITGLWQVSGRSDVSAEERIRLDFYYVENWSVAGDLVIIGRTVKTVLAREGAY; encoded by the coding sequence ATGTCGGTCATCGCCTCCCGGGCCCAGCCCGACCAGGAGGGTCCGGATGAGACGCGCCCTGCTGCTGCCTTCGTCGATCCCGCCGACCCGGCCGGCCCCGTCGAAATCACCAGCGCCGCAACGACCCGTGACGAGCCGGCTCTTCCGACAACCGTCGACCGCTGGTCGGTGCGACTCCGGACCCGCCTGCTGCTGACCGACACGGCGACGGTTGTGCTCGTCGTCTTCGCAAGCCAAGCCCTGCGCATCAGTGATCGCACGCAGGTGGTCGTCGACGGCTTCGGCTCGATCAACTACTGGGCCATCTCGACGTTGCTGAGCGCGCTGTGGATCGCCTCGCTGGCCATCTTCGGCGCCTACGACAAGAACATCCTGGGCGCCGGGGCCAGCGAGTACGGCCGCATCGGCAAGGCGTCGTTCTACCTGTTCGGCTTCACCGCCATCGTGTCCTACCTGCTGCAGGCCGAAGTCGCCCGCTCCTACCTGATGATTGCCCTCCCGTTGGGTCTGTTCGGCCTGATCGGCGGGCGGTGGGTGTGGCGGCGGCTGCTCGCCGAGTACCGGCGGTCGGGGTCGCACCTCAACCAGGTGCTCATCGTGGGCAGCCCGCAGCGGGCGCATGATTTGGCCCGGCGGCTGCGGGCCGAACCGGCCGCCGGCTTCCGGGTGGTCGGGCTGTGCCTCCCCGGTGCGCCTGATGTCACCCCGAACCAGCACTCCGCTTCTCCGCTGATGACGGACGACGGTTTCGAGGTCGCGGGCGGCGTGGGGGACATCCTGTCCGCCATCCGTCTCACCGGCGCCGACACCGTCGCCGTCGAGGCGTCGGAGTCGTTCGGCCCGGAAGAGGTGCGCGAACTCGGGTGGAAGCTCGAGGGCACCGGCGTCCGTCTCGCGCTCGCCCCGGCCCTCACCGATGTCGCCGGCCCCCGCGTCCACGTCCGACCCGTCGCCGGCCTGCCGCTGCTCTACGTCGAGGAACCGCGTTTCCGCGGGCCGAAGCTCATCGCCAAGACGGCGCTGGACGTCGGCCTGGCCACGATCGGCCTCGTCCTGCTGTCGCCGGTGTTGCTGGCCGTCGCCGTCCTCATCAAGATCAAGGATCCCGGGCCGATCTTCTTCCGGCAGAACCGCGTCGGCTACGGCGGCAAGGTGTTCCGCGTCTGGAAGTTCCGCACGATGATCCACGGCGCCGACAAGCAGGTCGACAAGGCGAAGGACGAGGCCGGCCAGACCGCCAGCGTCTTCTACAAGTCGGCCAACGACGCCCGCATCACCCCGCTCGGCCGCTTCCTGCGCAAGACGAGCATCGATGAGCTGCCGCAGCTGTTCAACGTCGTCGCCGGGCAGATGAGCATCGTCGGACCGCGCCCCCTCGTCCCTGGGGAAGGGGCCGAGATCGGGAACTTCCTGGAGCGGCGACGCCTCGTCCGTCCCGGCATCACCGGGCTCTGGCAGGTGTCCGGTCGGTCCGACGTCAGCGCCGAGGAACGGATCCGCCTCGACTTCTACTACGTCGAGAACTGGTCCGTCGCCGGTGACCTGGTCATCATCGGCCGCACCGTCAAGACGGTGCTCGCCCGCGAAGGCGCCTACTGA
- a CDS encoding helix-turn-helix transcriptional regulator: MTEVQARVGAIPRARHAVRTVLVCEGGGRFPDPALTLESQGAQVRRVVDGFALVDEFQRQPADLVFIALSPNLGTQALDLLLSLHPSTTVVVYGDLADPHLLAAAVRRGARGVLRWAGPNAGGATGRRLTPKVPDNLTEREMQVLRGMADGRTNREIGRELFLTEDTIKTHSRRLFVKLDARDRAHAVAQGLRRGYIV, from the coding sequence ATGACCGAAGTACAAGCTCGCGTGGGAGCGATCCCGCGCGCCCGTCATGCCGTCCGCACCGTTCTGGTGTGCGAGGGCGGCGGACGGTTTCCGGATCCGGCGCTGACGCTGGAGTCGCAGGGCGCGCAGGTCCGTCGCGTGGTCGACGGCTTCGCGCTGGTGGACGAGTTCCAGCGGCAGCCCGCGGATCTGGTCTTCATCGCCTTGTCGCCCAACCTGGGCACCCAGGCGCTGGATCTGCTGCTGAGCCTGCACCCGAGCACCACGGTCGTCGTCTACGGCGACCTGGCCGACCCGCATCTGCTGGCGGCCGCGGTGCGCCGTGGCGCCCGCGGGGTGCTGCGGTGGGCCGGTCCGAACGCGGGCGGGGCCACCGGCCGTCGCCTGACGCCGAAGGTGCCGGACAACCTCACCGAGCGGGAGATGCAGGTGCTGCGGGGGATGGCCGACGGCCGGACCAACCGGGAGATCGGCCGGGAGCTGTTCCTGACCGAGGACACCATCAAGACGCACAGCCGCCGGCTCTTCGTGAAGCTCGACGCCCGCGATCGGGCGCACGCGGTGGCACAGGGTCTGCGACGGGGATACATCGTCTGA
- a CDS encoding DapH/DapD/GlmU-related protein, producing the protein MGRNSLIDVSGTIGDYFLVAANVAVVGRQDHAIDEIGVPVVLSAWVGNREPTPQDLITIGDDVWIGAGAVVLSGIRVGHAAVIAAGAVVINDVPDFAVVAGCPARVVGARFDDSQGRRHLDVLNSTREYL; encoded by the coding sequence GTGGGTCGGAACTCCCTCATCGACGTCAGCGGCACTATCGGGGACTACTTCCTCGTCGCCGCCAACGTCGCCGTCGTGGGGCGACAGGATCATGCGATCGATGAGATCGGCGTGCCGGTCGTGCTGTCAGCGTGGGTCGGCAACCGCGAACCCACCCCGCAAGACCTCATCACGATCGGCGACGACGTGTGGATCGGAGCCGGCGCTGTCGTTCTCAGCGGCATACGCGTGGGGCATGCAGCAGTCATCGCAGCTGGAGCGGTCGTCATCAACGATGTACCCGACTTCGCTGTCGTTGCAGGATGCCCAGCCCGAGTCGTCGGCGCGAGATTCGATGACTCGCAGGGCCGGCGTCACCTAGACGTGCTTAACAGCACTCGCGAGTACCTCTAG
- a CDS encoding glycosyltransferase family 4 protein, with amino-acid sequence MKPSGSLTSAVLYLAVVPFYRQECIDALQEAMGDRVTIFTGDRHCDPTVRTGIRSDQYVAVSNRFIAGRRLLLQTGHWGQVLRADVAILDLNPRSLTAWILTLARWALRRRTLLWGHLHPRAGADSRTNSLRQFLRRISNGTVLYGYDSVLLARAALPDQPVWVAPNSLYRKAQLGPAGSVDGRNLILYVGRLEPAKKVDQLVRAFAAAGLAGNSTRLCIVGTGSMADDLAALAETLGCADAVDFTGQVTDPRVLRDIYDRTILSVSPGYAGLSLTQSLGFGVPMLVSRHEPHAPEIELAGFGNVLFYDDQTELTEILQSINGFQQPEPSEVRRPVLDYYCAEDMAAGLQAACEGRMQNLVLATGWPLSSVDITEDAV; translated from the coding sequence ATGAAGCCGTCCGGCAGCCTGACGTCCGCGGTGCTCTACCTGGCAGTCGTGCCGTTCTACCGACAGGAGTGCATCGACGCCCTTCAGGAAGCGATGGGTGACCGGGTCACCATTTTCACCGGAGACCGGCACTGCGATCCGACGGTTCGAACGGGCATCCGCTCGGATCAGTACGTCGCGGTGAGCAACCGCTTCATCGCCGGGCGTCGGTTGCTTTTGCAGACCGGCCACTGGGGGCAGGTGCTGCGAGCCGACGTGGCGATCCTTGACCTCAATCCGCGGTCCCTGACCGCATGGATCCTCACCTTGGCCCGCTGGGCACTCCGTCGACGCACCCTCTTGTGGGGGCATCTCCATCCCCGGGCAGGAGCGGATTCCCGAACGAACTCACTCCGTCAGTTCCTGCGGCGGATCAGTAATGGCACCGTCCTGTACGGCTACGACAGTGTGCTCCTAGCCCGGGCTGCTTTACCCGACCAGCCGGTCTGGGTCGCCCCCAATTCCCTGTACCGCAAGGCGCAGCTAGGGCCGGCGGGGAGCGTCGACGGGCGCAATCTGATCCTCTACGTCGGTCGACTCGAACCGGCGAAGAAGGTCGACCAGCTCGTTCGGGCCTTTGCTGCCGCCGGGCTGGCCGGAAACTCGACGAGGCTGTGCATCGTAGGAACCGGCAGCATGGCGGATGATCTGGCGGCGCTCGCAGAGACCCTGGGGTGCGCGGACGCCGTGGATTTCACCGGCCAGGTGACGGACCCGCGGGTGCTGCGGGACATCTACGATCGAACCATCTTGAGCGTCTCCCCCGGTTACGCGGGGTTGAGCCTGACCCAGTCGCTTGGATTCGGAGTGCCCATGCTGGTCTCGCGTCACGAACCGCATGCACCGGAGATCGAACTGGCCGGCTTCGGCAACGTCCTGTTTTACGACGACCAGACGGAGCTGACCGAAATACTCCAATCCATCAACGGTTTTCAGCAGCCCGAGCCCTCGGAGGTCCGACGCCCGGTGCTCGATTACTACTGCGCTGAGGACATGGCGGCCGGACTGCAGGCGGCCTGCGAGGGCCGAATGCAGAATCTCGTCCTGGCGACCGGGTGGCCACTGTCTTCTGTGGACATCACCGAGGACGCCGTATGA
- a CDS encoding GDP-L-fucose synthase family protein: MTIMDVERPVVGPLDRTARVYVAGHRGLVGSAICRLLRAEGFTDVVGWSSRELDLRDRDAVFRRFEEMRPDVVIDAAARVGGIMANSTYPADFLSDNLRMQTNILDAAAAQRVPRLLFLGSSCIYPKFAAQPIREESLLTGALEPTNDAYAIAKIAGILGIQAVRRQYGLAYISAMPTNLYGPGDNFHPQHSHVLPAMMRRFHEAKLGGLPAVTCWGSGTPRREFLHVDDLAAACLHLLETYDSPDTINIGSGTDHTIAQIADMMAETVGYDGDIHWDASKPDGTPRKLLDVSRLKATGWKPEIPLSEGLRETYAWFLDNQDKFRR, from the coding sequence ATGACGATCATGGATGTCGAACGCCCTGTTGTCGGGCCGCTCGATCGGACCGCGCGGGTTTACGTCGCGGGTCATCGGGGGCTGGTGGGGTCGGCGATCTGCCGCCTCCTCCGGGCTGAAGGTTTCACCGATGTGGTCGGTTGGAGCTCGCGGGAGCTCGACCTCCGCGACCGCGACGCTGTCTTCCGCCGGTTCGAGGAGATGCGGCCCGACGTCGTCATCGACGCCGCCGCGCGGGTCGGCGGGATCATGGCGAACAGCACGTACCCGGCCGACTTCCTGTCCGACAACCTGCGGATGCAGACCAACATCTTGGATGCTGCGGCCGCCCAGCGAGTGCCGCGCCTTCTGTTCCTGGGTTCCAGCTGCATCTACCCCAAGTTCGCCGCACAGCCCATCCGCGAGGAGTCGCTGCTGACCGGCGCCCTGGAGCCGACCAATGACGCCTACGCGATCGCCAAGATCGCCGGCATCCTCGGCATTCAAGCCGTCCGGCGGCAGTACGGCCTGGCCTACATCTCGGCCATGCCCACGAACCTGTACGGGCCGGGTGACAACTTCCACCCGCAGCACAGCCATGTGCTGCCGGCGATGATGCGTCGGTTCCATGAGGCGAAGCTCGGCGGCCTTCCGGCGGTGACATGTTGGGGCTCCGGGACGCCCCGCCGCGAGTTCCTCCACGTCGACGACCTGGCCGCTGCCTGTCTGCATCTGCTGGAGACTTACGACAGCCCCGACACCATCAACATCGGGAGCGGGACAGACCACACCATCGCCCAGATCGCCGACATGATGGCTGAGACCGTCGGCTATGACGGCGACATCCACTGGGACGCCAGCAAGCCGGACGGCACGCCGCGCAAGCTCCTCGATGTCTCGCGCCTGAAGGCAACTGGCTGGAAGCCCGAGATACCCCTGAGCGAGGGGCTCCGCGAGACGTACGCATGGTTCCTTGACAACCAGGACAAGTTCCGCCGGTGA
- a CDS encoding UDP-glucose dehydrogenase family protein, which translates to MKISVVGCGYLGAVHAAAMAKLGHEVVGVDVDENKIALLAKGEPPFYEPGLPELLTESMASGRLTFTTDMADAADAKVHFVCVGTPQKRGEYAADMRYVEGSVESLIPHLRSDSLVVGKSTVPVGTAGRLSERIAEAVPGALLAWNPEFLREGFAVQDTLTPDRLVYGLPTVGAETAKALLDEVYADILALDTPLIVADYPTAELVKAAANAFLATKISFINAMAEVCEASGGDVTKLADAIGYDNRIGRRFLNAGLGFGGGCLPKDIRAFMARAGELGASDALGFLKEIDAINMRRRVRMVDLAREVCGGSIIGRRVAVLGCTFKPDSDDTRDSPALNVAAQMKLQGASVVVHDPQGMDNARRAWPDLEFAPSAADAARGAEVVMLLTEWREYRDLDPTEFARHVAAPRMLDGRNALDAEKWRAAGWTYRALGRP; encoded by the coding sequence ATGAAGATCTCAGTCGTGGGCTGTGGGTACCTGGGCGCCGTCCACGCCGCGGCGATGGCCAAGCTCGGTCACGAGGTCGTCGGTGTCGACGTCGACGAGAACAAGATCGCGCTGCTGGCCAAGGGTGAGCCGCCGTTCTACGAGCCGGGCCTGCCGGAGCTGCTGACCGAGAGCATGGCCTCCGGTCGGCTCACGTTCACCACCGACATGGCCGACGCCGCCGACGCGAAGGTGCATTTCGTCTGTGTCGGCACCCCGCAGAAGCGCGGCGAGTACGCGGCCGACATGCGGTACGTCGAGGGTTCCGTCGAGTCGTTGATCCCGCACCTGCGGTCCGACTCGCTGGTCGTCGGGAAGTCGACCGTGCCCGTCGGCACCGCCGGCCGCCTGTCCGAACGGATCGCCGAGGCCGTCCCCGGCGCCCTGCTGGCCTGGAACCCCGAGTTCCTCCGTGAGGGTTTCGCCGTCCAGGACACCCTCACCCCCGACCGCCTCGTCTACGGCCTGCCCACCGTCGGGGCCGAGACGGCCAAGGCCCTGCTCGACGAGGTCTACGCCGACATCCTCGCCCTGGACACCCCGCTCATCGTGGCCGACTACCCGACGGCGGAGCTGGTGAAGGCGGCGGCGAACGCCTTCCTGGCCACCAAGATCTCGTTCATCAACGCGATGGCCGAGGTCTGCGAGGCCAGCGGGGGTGACGTCACCAAGCTGGCCGACGCCATCGGCTACGACAACCGCATCGGCCGCCGTTTCCTGAACGCCGGGCTCGGCTTCGGCGGCGGCTGCCTCCCCAAGGACATCCGCGCGTTCATGGCCCGCGCCGGCGAGCTCGGGGCCAGCGACGCCCTCGGATTCCTGAAGGAGATCGACGCCATCAACATGCGGCGTCGCGTCCGCATGGTCGACCTGGCCCGTGAGGTCTGCGGGGGCTCGATCATCGGCCGCCGGGTCGCCGTCCTCGGCTGCACGTTCAAGCCCGACAGCGACGACACCCGCGACTCACCGGCCCTGAACGTCGCCGCCCAGATGAAGCTCCAGGGCGCCAGCGTCGTGGTCCACGACCCGCAGGGCATGGACAACGCCCGTCGCGCCTGGCCGGACCTGGAGTTCGCGCCCTCCGCCGCGGACGCGGCCCGCGGGGCCGAGGTCGTCATGCTGCTGACCGAGTGGCGCGAGTATCGCGACCTGGACCCGACCGAGTTCGCCCGGCACGTGGCCGCCCCGCGCATGCTCGACGGGCGCAACGCGCTGGACGCCGAGAAGTGGCGGGCGGCCGGCTGGACCTACCGGGCGTTGGGGCGCCCCTGA
- the gmd gene encoding GDP-mannose 4,6-dehydratase encodes MSRTAFITGITGQDGSYLAELLLQKGYQVHGLIRRASTFNTSRIDHLYQDPHDDAARLFLHHGDLTDGSRLVTLLERIQPDEVYHLGAQSHVRVSFDEPEFTGLTTGMGTVRLLEAIRSTGVPAKFYQASSSEMFGATPPPQSESTPFWPRSPYAAAKVYAYWTARNYREAYGLYAVNGILFNHESPRRGETFVTRKIAMAAAAIAAGKQEHLYLGNLDAIRDWGYAKEYVEGMWRMLQAPTPDDYVLATGTAYSVRDFLGFCFEAVGLEWEKYVRFDPRYVRPSEVDALIGDPGKAERVLGWKAETLAPDLARLMTQAEMTAQPSAFATWQRPAV; translated from the coding sequence ATGTCGCGTACCGCATTCATCACTGGCATCACCGGCCAGGACGGCTCATACCTAGCAGAGCTGTTGCTGCAGAAGGGGTATCAGGTCCACGGGCTCATCCGCAGGGCGTCCACCTTCAATACCAGCCGCATCGATCACCTCTATCAAGACCCGCACGACGATGCGGCCCGCCTTTTTCTGCATCATGGCGATTTGACCGACGGGTCACGCTTGGTGACTTTGTTGGAGCGAATTCAGCCCGATGAGGTCTATCACCTCGGCGCGCAATCACACGTTCGTGTGTCTTTCGATGAGCCCGAGTTCACCGGTCTCACTACGGGTATGGGAACCGTTCGCCTGTTGGAGGCGATCCGTTCCACCGGGGTGCCGGCCAAGTTCTACCAAGCCAGCAGCTCGGAGATGTTCGGCGCAACCCCGCCCCCGCAGTCCGAGAGCACGCCGTTCTGGCCCCGGTCGCCCTACGCGGCGGCCAAGGTGTACGCCTACTGGACGGCCCGGAACTACCGGGAGGCCTACGGCCTCTACGCGGTCAACGGGATCCTGTTCAATCACGAGTCACCACGGCGTGGCGAGACGTTCGTGACCCGCAAGATCGCGATGGCGGCGGCCGCCATCGCCGCCGGCAAGCAGGAGCACCTCTACCTCGGCAACCTCGATGCCATCCGCGACTGGGGTTACGCCAAGGAGTACGTCGAGGGCATGTGGCGCATGTTGCAGGCGCCGACCCCGGACGACTATGTCCTCGCTACTGGGACGGCGTACTCCGTCCGCGACTTCCTCGGCTTCTGTTTTGAGGCCGTCGGGCTGGAGTGGGAGAAGTACGTCCGGTTCGATCCCCGGTACGTGCGGCCCTCCGAGGTCGACGCGCTGATCGGTGATCCTGGCAAGGCCGAGCGGGTGTTGGGCTGGAAGGCGGAGACGCTGGCGCCGGATCTCGCTCGCCTCATGACCCAGGCGGAGATGACGGCCCAGCCGAGCGCGTTCGCGACCTGGCAACGACCGGCAGTCTGA